In a single window of the Spirochaetota bacterium genome:
- a CDS encoding GGDEF domain-containing protein gives NCYSPNMYRISGRLLIAALLFLALTAADGVFVFLYSANTKNDSAAINALGTIRGSIQRASKMELAGIDSAAVRRTVDDTIIRCMRGTNFDFSSRAKVAVKLTELELIWNKLTAAFAAHRSGDAGARRTIVSLSEECWRIADESVFALEHASDESKQLLTYTMLLITLNIVLLSGIIWQLKAFVVNKLEYFANYDSLTGAINRIAFENILAQEIMKLKRYRRPLSLIMFDVDHFKRINDTHGHRAGDSVLKLLSKIVKNHIRATDTFARVGGEEFMILLPETAVAHACTFADKLRKIIETEFVGGHYRITASFGVTACRKSDEKQDIMGRADAAMYRAKRAGRNRYKKL, from the coding sequence ATAATTGTTATTCTCCGAATATGTACCGCATATCCGGTAGACTTCTCATAGCCGCGCTGCTGTTCCTCGCGCTTACTGCCGCAGACGGCGTGTTCGTGTTCCTCTACAGTGCGAACACGAAGAACGACAGTGCCGCCATCAATGCGCTCGGCACCATACGGGGGTCGATACAGCGCGCATCGAAGATGGAATTGGCGGGTATCGATTCCGCTGCGGTGAGGCGCACCGTCGATGATACCATTATCCGCTGCATGAGAGGCACGAATTTCGATTTCAGCTCACGCGCGAAGGTTGCCGTAAAATTAACCGAGCTTGAATTGATATGGAATAAGCTCACGGCGGCGTTCGCGGCGCATCGGTCGGGTGATGCGGGGGCGCGGAGAACCATCGTGTCATTAAGCGAGGAGTGCTGGCGCATCGCCGATGAATCGGTGTTCGCTCTTGAGCACGCCTCCGATGAATCGAAACAGCTGCTCACCTATACGATGCTGCTTATCACGCTCAATATCGTTCTCCTGTCGGGGATCATCTGGCAGTTGAAGGCGTTCGTGGTGAACAAGCTCGAATATTTCGCCAATTACGACTCGCTCACCGGGGCGATCAACCGCATCGCATTCGAAAATATTCTCGCGCAGGAGATCATGAAGCTTAAGCGTTACCGCCGACCGCTCTCGCTCATCATGTTCGATGTCGACCACTTCAAGAGGATCAATGATACCCACGGCCACCGGGCCGGCGACTCGGTGCTGAAGCTGTTGTCGAAGATAGTCAAGAATCATATACGTGCGACAGATACGTTCGCGCGCGTTGGCGGTGAGGAGTTCATGATACTGCTCCCGGAAACTGCTGTTGCCCATGCGTGTACGTTCGCCGATAAGCTCCGAAAGATCATTGAAACTGAATTCGTCGGCGGGCACTACCGGATAACAGCGAGCTTCGGTGTTACCGCGTGCAGGAAGAGCGATGAAAAACAGGATATCATGGGACGTGCCGACGCGGCAATGTATCGCGCGAAACGTGCCGGAAGGAACAGGTACAAAAAACTATGA
- a CDS encoding sialate O-acetylesterase translates to MRIRIIFLALVGAAGLFAETKIPSIFSSNMVIQQDKPIVIWGWDDAGTTVTVSFAGKSAQAIADGNGRWQAVIPAMKADGKTYTMTVKGTSSLTFDNVVIGEVWLGSGQSNMEWSVRSVTNAELEMAAANFPNIRLFLVPKRVLATPDIDIKAVWQICASNTVPGFSAAAYFFGREIHNKLRVPVGLIASAWGGTRIEPWTEPSAFGEIPTLMSMYTQALCSDPRTPLHKERMEQFLSGLETWIAASRSTTIEEKSVTNMPSFPQELMPPKDQQSPSSLYNGMIYAMIPYAIRGALWYQGEANHGEGMLYVDKKRALIDGWRRQWNSDFSFYFVQIAPYHYGGENPSTLAEFWEAVATIPSTISNTGMAVVYDVGNTNDIHPRNKQEVGRRLANIALAKTYGQKGIVYNGPVYKSHTVEGDTMKLSFDHIGSGLASRDGKPLTWFELVDADEGGYFPANASIAGNTVVVSSPQVKKPVFVRFGWHKVAEPNLMNKEGLPAWAFRAGAMPTNRDPFVFIVPDAGRYKLVYDLDLAKLGATITCDTDNSADAGSFDRIAYYLELRTAAGETQWVHVSMNAFTDDASKIGIPTVASKAKFQDLVTGMNVFSSTRSVASGMNMRGNIEFWPNNYGGQNAKNIPNASTTAFDLGDQMSDPEDGYGCMQVHNYDARQTIFAVNSWKSGQRADIGIGNASGVNTDWTFSGAGSQYTYKRLKIYVRPK, encoded by the coding sequence ACCCGCGATGAAGGCCGACGGCAAAACCTATACCATGACAGTCAAAGGGACATCGAGCCTGACATTCGACAATGTCGTCATCGGCGAAGTATGGCTCGGCAGCGGCCAATCGAACATGGAGTGGTCGGTACGGAGCGTAACGAACGCTGAACTCGAAATGGCAGCCGCCAATTTCCCGAACATACGCCTCTTTCTCGTACCCAAACGCGTGCTCGCCACACCGGACATCGATATCAAAGCGGTATGGCAGATCTGTGCGTCGAATACCGTGCCGGGTTTTTCGGCAGCCGCATACTTTTTCGGACGTGAGATACACAATAAACTTCGTGTGCCCGTCGGACTTATCGCCTCGGCATGGGGAGGGACGCGCATCGAACCGTGGACCGAGCCTTCCGCATTCGGCGAGATACCCACGCTCATGTCGATGTACACGCAGGCATTATGCTCCGATCCGCGTACGCCGCTCCATAAAGAGCGGATGGAACAGTTCCTGTCGGGGCTCGAGACATGGATAGCCGCATCGCGGAGCACGACCATCGAGGAGAAGTCCGTCACGAACATGCCGTCCTTCCCGCAGGAGCTCATGCCGCCGAAGGACCAGCAATCGCCATCGTCATTGTACAATGGAATGATCTACGCGATGATACCGTACGCCATTCGCGGCGCGCTCTGGTATCAGGGCGAGGCGAATCACGGCGAGGGTATGCTCTATGTCGATAAGAAGCGAGCGCTCATCGACGGATGGCGCAGGCAGTGGAACTCCGACTTCTCGTTCTATTTCGTACAGATAGCGCCGTATCATTACGGCGGGGAAAACCCCTCAACGCTCGCAGAATTCTGGGAAGCGGTAGCGACGATACCGTCAACGATATCCAATACCGGCATGGCGGTGGTGTACGATGTCGGCAATACGAACGATATACACCCGCGCAATAAGCAGGAGGTCGGTCGGCGGCTTGCGAATATCGCGCTTGCGAAGACATACGGTCAGAAAGGCATCGTCTATAACGGCCCGGTATACAAGTCGCACACGGTCGAGGGCGATACCATGAAGCTCTCGTTCGATCATATCGGCAGCGGCCTCGCATCGCGCGACGGCAAACCGCTCACCTGGTTCGAGCTCGTCGATGCCGATGAGGGCGGTTATTTCCCGGCGAACGCATCCATCGCAGGGAACACCGTCGTCGTTTCTTCGCCGCAGGTGAAAAAGCCCGTGTTCGTGCGCTTCGGCTGGCACAAGGTCGCCGAACCGAATCTCATGAACAAGGAAGGCCTTCCGGCATGGGCGTTCCGCGCAGGAGCCATGCCCACCAACCGCGATCCGTTCGTCTTTATCGTACCGGACGCAGGGAGATACAAGCTCGTCTACGATCTCGACCTTGCAAAACTCGGCGCGACCATCACCTGCGATACGGACAACAGCGCCGACGCCGGATCATTCGACCGCATCGCCTATTATCTGGAGCTGCGTACTGCCGCAGGCGAGACGCAGTGGGTGCATGTATCGATGAACGCGTTCACCGATGATGCTTCGAAGATCGGCATACCGACGGTAGCATCGAAAGCGAAATTCCAGGACCTCGTCACCGGGATGAACGTGTTCTCGAGCACGCGCTCTGTCGCGAGCGGGATGAACATGCGCGGGAACATCGAATTCTGGCCGAACAACTACGGCGGGCAGAACGCGAAGAACATACCGAACGCATCGACCACCGCCTTCGATCTCGGGGATCAGATGAGCGACCCGGAGGACGGCTATGGATGCATGCAGGTGCACAACTACGATGCCCGGCAGACGATATTCGCCGTCAACTCATGGAAGTCCGGACAACGGGCGGACATCGGCATCGGCAATGCATCGGGCGTGAACACGGACTGGACGTTCTCCGGCGCGGGGTCGCAGTACACCTATAAGCGGCTGAAGATATACGTCCGTCCGAAATAG